In Brassica napus cultivar Da-Ae unplaced genomic scaffold, Da-Ae ScsIHWf_207;HRSCAF=365, whole genome shotgun sequence, a single window of DNA contains:
- the LOC106420033 gene encoding heavy metal-associated isoprenylated plant protein 28: MTTIEMRVHMDCVGCESRVKSALQKMRGVDEVEIDMVQQKVTVTGYADQKKVLKKVRKTGRRAELWQLPFNPDHSSLLGGGSNSTNGGYFYNPHGCNGPINHHAPVPGSSYNYYKHGYDSNDYSSYQHHPVHASIFSHQAGSKFSDENPNAACSIM, encoded by the exons ATGACG ACTATTGAAATGAGAGTTCACATGGACTGTGTGGGGTGCGAGAGCAGAGTTAAATCTGCCCTTCAGAAGATGAGAG GAGTGGATGAGGTAGAAATCGACATGGTGCAGCAGAAAGTGACGGTGACTGGCTACGCCGATCAGAAGAAAGTTCTAAAGAAAGTTAGAAAAACCGGTAGGAGAGCTGAGCTATGGCAGCTTCCTTTCAACCCTGACCACAGCTCTCTCCTCGGCGGTGGAAGCAATAGCACAAACGGTGGTTACTTCTACAACCCTCACGGCTGCAACGGCCCAATCAACCACCATGCACCGGTCCCGGGTTCTTCTTACAATTATTACAAGCACGGTTACGATAGCAACGACTATTCGTCTTACCAGCATCATCCTGTTCATGCCTCTATCTTCAGCCACCAAGCTGGTTCTAAGTTCAGCGACGAGAATCCTAATGCTGCTTGTTCTATTATGTGa
- the LOC125599995 gene encoding uncharacterized protein LOC125599995 yields the protein MKGGGEKKMTLEEYVDYFNSGKSIDFTCSYLNQILHLHGFRKLHHSTKKTVGEAVDAVELLDLSRSTLNQTTLSSSSASLTLDQVISDIEALKLQECCITSLQIISSDDSSTRAVANPKERSNKRKKQGNEKKMMKKKRNVKSIRSVNEAAAETSCSS from the exons ATGAAGGGAGgaggagagaagaagatgacTCTAGAAGAGTACGTTGATTACTTCAACTCTGGAAAGTCCATCGACTTCACTTGCTCATACCTCAATCAG ATCCTTCATCTGCACGGTTTCCGAAAGCTTCACCATTCGACTAAG AAAACTGTTGGCGAAGCCGTAGACGCAGTGGAGCTGCTAGATCTCTCTCGCTCGACTCTGAATCAAACCACACTCTCCTCATCGTCAGCTTCCCTGACTCTCGATCAAGTGATAAGCGATATCGAAGCTCTCAAATTGCAGGAATGCTGTATCACCTCTCTCCAGATCATCAGTTCAGATGATAGTAGTACTCGAGCAGTGGCCAATCCGAAAGAGCGATCGAACAAGAGAAAGAAGCAAGGAAAcgaaaagaagatgatgaagaagaagaggaatgtTAAGAGCATCAGATCTGTGAATGAAGCAGCAGCTGAAACCTCATGCTCGTCCTAA